ttgtaaattgatgttatgttcttgagtctatatgagttgttaatcgcacaattctctagtattacgagtctcttgggaaaacgatacccggtcttaccggtttattacttgaacgattcgacacacttgccgaaatcgagcccaacaagtttttggacaaacaagtttttggcgccgttgctggggatttggggattgaacccgagtcctagcaacggctaacaagtttgGGTTAACATATACCTGACTCAATAAGGATATTTGAGCTATTATGATCATTTACAACAGtatcaacttcttccactttctcTTCGTGATCAGAAATGTCAAGGCTGTTTTCACCAGAATCATCATTGGACGAAATCTCAGCAAATCTGGTCCAACAAAAGAACTAAATGAATAGGATATTCAGTCAAGATTTGCTACAAGTTTTACTCATGTCAGATATTAGAATggtcaaacaaaaacaaataagcaTAATGTTTATCATAATGTAATTTGAATAGAATATTCTTGTTGATGATCAAAATCCCAAAACCATAGGCCTTTCCTGATGTAATTTGAATAAGAACAGATAAGCATAATgtttatcaaaaattttatcatagataacataaaaataataaatggatgTAAGGAATACTACTGATGGGAGATGTCGGTTGTCGGCTCTTAAATAAATCTTAGTACCTCAAAGAATTAGTTGTTGACTCTTCGCTAAATGATACCCTACAttcaaccaaaaataataataataataataacaaaacaacaataataataataaaagattgtTTGCATCCGCCCAATGCTTCTCTTTGCACCGCAGAATCCTCTTTTCTCTGTCATGTAAACACAAACCAATCTTCTCAACATACTTCCTAACTTGCAATTCATAATCAAGGAAAGACCAACATCAACTTGCGAATAGCAAATTGAACTTGTATTAGCACATGGAAAACCACACAAAACTAATTTCTTGTGAGCTCAAAAACAGTAAAATCAGCATaaagtttatataaaagttGAATAGTCTTGTGTCTGAGTAACAGTTACACTAAAATATAAGTTAGAACTTGACATGTTTGAAAATTCTGAATACACATTCTCAAAGTATAAAAGGCATGACAACACTTTGTTGGAAAATGAAAACTTTGAAGGCAAATCCAAATGCAGTACATATTAAACCAGAAAATTGGTGAAGTTCTATGTTCTGACCTTCTTCTGGTTATGCAGAGTTTGACAAATTTATAGGgaaaaagtaaagaaagtaGCAAAAGGATagttaattttgagaatgaatgaGAGAAAAGTTTATGAAACTTTGAGGGAGAAAAGTTTATGAAACTTTGAACATAAGTGCTCCACAATAAACCAGGCATCTCAATATTGCGGACAACCTCTCCCAGCTTCTTCATGTCGGTCTCATCATCCCAAGGCTTGACATCGAGTAGGACAGAAGACTTGCCACCTATACAATGTCATTCAGTTACAGTTTCCAACAATTTCAGCAATGAAGTAAAATCTAGAGATAAGAAAAAGCCCCTGTATGTGACAAGTTCTCATAAATTTCAACCATTGTTCTACTATATAGCAACATGCCAAGTTTCTAAGTTTCCCAAATAGCAAGACaattttacttgaattaaaaaaattccagAACAGCTTCCATCAATATTTTAGTTATGGGAAATGTTTCATGGACCAGAAATTACTGTCACCATGCTCTTAAGAAAGCTTACTCTCTTTTATCTTGGCAGGCTTTTTAAACCAGTGGTGGTGAGCGCAACTTTGGATTGTACGAGaagataaaccctaaatcaGAACAACTTTGGCATCGCCTCCGTTTTCTTCTATGGCGCTTTTCGTGTCTTGGAGAAGCACCGTCCACAATGGAAGTCGTCACGTCAATGCCTCCGTCCTTCAACCCCACACACTTTTGGAGAATGGAGAGGAGCTCGAGAACATCCAATGGCGATGGCGGAACCGTAATACACAAGTGGGGTTCAATGGTGCTTTCAAACTCTGAACGAGAGAAGGAGACAGAGATTACATGGGGGAGAGGGGAGTGAACTCAAATGGAGGGCAGGTTGCTTTCGCGAATACGGATTTTGGGAAAATGGAAGAGGGAAATCCCAATTCCTGATTTCAATATGTCCATGCCTATACCGATGGCCAAACACCTTCGGTAAATTAGTTGCCCATTATCGACGGGCATAGGCCGTCCATAATAACTATTTTCATTGATcttcggtaaagccttcggtaattcaTCTTTACCGGCGGCTCAAGTGACCTTCGGTATTAGTCCTTCGGTAAATAAGACATTTCTTGTAGtgttaggtttgaattttattatctctatagtttagattttatatacactaattgaaatcattgtttTTTATGGAGAGATTCAATATGACAGCTTCAATTCCAGATAAGTCACTTAAACTCATGAGGAAAGCacaaactaaatatataattcacttatataatagtatgtagtacaTATTACGcaatagtaagttctaagtttatcctataagttgttttatgcttttgtacattattattagtttaactttgtaagttggattgatttatgcttcaaagttgatttatgatcacattggattgatttatgctttaagaagttgatttatgattatattgaatgtatttatgttttaatataatttttattcaaaacatatgCTTCTAGATTGTTCTGGACTGTTGTAgttgtaaaattatatgcagGTTTGTTTCTACAGTTGGGACTGTTGCAAAAACATACCCATTCTTAAAAAAAGCAGGAGAATATGTTTCGGTTGTGACCATAACCGAGGCAGAAAACCCATATAAGGCATCGGTTCAGGCCCTAACCGAGCCATAAAGGCTTgcgaaagaagaagaaaaaaaataaaaaaagaccctattgcctcggttcaggtctGAACCGACGCAGTAGAGTtggacatactgcctcggttcaaagggaaccgaggcataaagtcctgcaaaaaaaaaattaaaaacacaaaaaacataCTACATCGGTTGcctttgaaccgaggcaaaatcttacacttttatgcctcggttccgaACCGACCTTTTTTGCCTCGGCTGGATATGCCTCAGTTCGTGAACCGCTGCCTATAGGCGAAAAGAATCGTTGTCGTTTCCCCTGACTGCACTAGTGTGATGAAATATAGTCTTGGCATTTGTAAATATTCTATGTTAATTTTCTGGTGCACACCaactttttgataaaaatacaaaaaaagttTCTTTACATTTTTGTGAATCTTGTTGTCTAATTAAGTTGTGAATTGCTAGAATTGTCATGTGTTACACAAGTTTTTATGGAGagaatgatatttattttttgttacagGTGATATATGTACTTGTCGTTCTCCATTAACAATATATTACTCACGAACATAATTAGtcagtataataataaaaattcgcCAGTAAATTGTATTTACTGACAAATTACTCACATAAAGAAAATCATCGATAGAGTGATCGTCGAATAATTATTATCAGTGAATGCACAAATCTATTGGTAAGTACCAACGATCACAAATTCACTGATAAATGATCGTTAATAAATGTGTGACtggattttcttcttcatcctcattttcatcttttttttatttcttcatctttttcctCCTTACCACAGTTAGATCATCTTGCCACTATTTCTACCTCCAagtcattttcattctttggGGTCTCATTTTTCTCCTATTTTCCTTTAggtctttcttcttcctctttctctttctccgcCTCTCCTTCTCTAACTCTAACAATCACTATCACTATCATCGACATCTTTCACGTATGTGTCACCGACGCGATTGACTCACCtcctcttcctttttttttctattttcttcttatttatctccttttaagatatataaaaaaaaaactctatcaAATTAGATAGGAAATTTATGGTCCAAAGTACCATAAAATGAAATTGtcaataactataataataagataataactataataataagatactgatgaaaattaaaaaaattaattgctatcactatcaaaatatatattcattagtagattaaaatttaaaatttgtgaataatTATTGTAGTAACAGTGACTAGTACTACCAATGATTTTTAGAAAGACTCCACAACTTCATTAAAGTGCATATAGCCCTTATCCTTATCCAATATACATGTAACCATATATCATATTTATCCATGTTTTTAGACATATGATTGGATTAAGACAAAGCTATTTTTAACACTTTATCTGGGCTCAAACCTTAAGTTGGACTAAGAAGATTTCCTTAATATTCGTActttcatataattatttttttctctccaaaaTTTTCCATGCAATATCCATCCACATGCAACACACTATTTCTTTTCTATTCAACATTAAGAGTCTAAATTGATTAAGataccataaataaataaatctgaGAGCAACATATAATAACTCAACGAATCATATATCGTTAATTATATCcatttttaaatatcattatcttttcAACAACTTTGTAGTAACTAACTTTTTGTTTAAATGATCTATACAAGATTGAACATGTTAAATTATCACGTAAGTAAATACAAAAATAGAGTTTAATTTATGTATCCACGTAGTATcaactaataattaatttaaaaaaatctcataataacataatttcaataattattataaagatCAATAGTTtactatataataatttatacttgAACAAAAGTGTATTACACTCTAActatgtttaaattaaattataaaaaaaagtatgtatgtatgtatatgtatatatatatatatatatatatatatatatatatatatatagagagagagagagagagagagagagagagagagaacaagTCACACTGATCCAGCCAGTTTCTTACTGATACCAACCAAAATCCCACGTCTGTATTCCATTATTTTCTCTTTGAAGCActagttattattataatacatATTTCATCTTCGAGGACTAGGGTTTATTTACGTACTgataatataacatgttttttttatctctaactGCTCCCATATCTTGttgtcaaataattataaaatacacaTTGAGTTTTGTGTTAAACTTTTGACTTTGCGGTTCCAAATGTTGATAGTGCATGAATATGCTTCTCGTATGGAAGAAGGAatgtatgtttttgttttctttttctgcttGAAAGTGTTCCTCTATTTGTATTTCTAGAAGTCGAGTACTAAAGATAACTCCATTTTTTCCGTTTTAAACTCTGATTGTAGAAACCAGTCCaatgtgtgtgtgaaagtgaAACTAAAGTACTCTTTGGAAATTAGCTACTCTAGAAGAAAGGTTGTCGTTGTTAAGGACATTTCAACACCACATGTCTAGAGAGTTATAACCAGAATTAGAACAGTTCAACTTCAATGCCTGAAGACTCTTATATGCGTATGCATGTTAaatgattaataattaaaatttctattttaatgtCTATATATAAGTCTATATGATTGATTAAAGGATCGTGTGTGCTTATAAAGTAAAGTGTGCGAATGCTCAGGGATGTGTAACAGTTTAAGGGGCTCCTGCACTGCATGAAATGCATGAGGATTAATAGCAACGTCCTtgttttcttatcaaagatcgatatttattttttctttttcattttcatcttcagtacttttttatttgttcattGATCATTTCTTTGTTGTTTAAATGAGACGAATGAGAATGAAAGTTAAGTAGGagaattactattttatttttttcaagagAAGGAGGAAGTTTCCTGATAAGTTCGCAAGTAGAACTACGAAAAATATGTATTacctaatatatatttttaaaatcaatgtaAAGTGAGATGAAAAGTATGATGTTAGGGCTAGTGAACtagaattatataaattattttcttctagaaaagtaaaaaataatatatcaaatgaatataaaaatatgttaaaaatatctttttccaTACAAAATACTGGAACTTCTTATTTTTCCCTTTTCGTGTCTTTAAAATTTAGAGCcaataataaagtaaataaatttttgaactTCTTTTTCTAAAACCAAACATGTTAGAGTATATTTGCGAGTTAACTTTTGGAAATAAGAAAGGGAGaacacgtttttttttttaaattaaaagagttatttaatgtttataaaaataagtaagagATTTAAGATGGTAAATTTATGCTGGTCTAGTACCATTTATATATGGAAAATCATTAAATTAGAGATAATAATTAGAGATAATAATTAGAAATAGAATTtgattttattctcttttaaaCCTTACTTCAGAAAGTCTTTAACCCTTCCGACCATATGGccaattaaatcatttttctattatatgaaataaaagaaattcattacCATTTATTGATGACTTGATTCTTATGAATACTTTTCAAGTCGGGTGTTCTTAAATTTGATAAATCGATTATTTGGAACTGTTAATGACTTTTAGTAGACTTGTATGTAAGATGTAACCTCTGGCATTCGGATTACTTTGTCACtgcctttatatatatatatatatatatatatatatatatatatatatatatatatatatatatatatatatatatatatatatatatatatatatatatatatataaaataagatctctttaatttaaaatatagacaAAGTATGGTTTTATTTTCAATGGTACGTATTAATTCCACATTGATAAAACTTATCAATTATTTTCCTGTTTGATATTTGAGATTGATGATTCAAAGGAACTACAGAAAATTTCTTTATAATCACACATATCACTAAAGAATATTTCATATAGTAATTATTAACTGTTTAATTATAAAAGGTTTGCTCCCACTAATACAACCTTTATTTTATATGCAGGTCAAATGTTAATATaaaccttgtttttttttttctaacaaacaaacacataagGAATCCTCCTATAAAATCTTGATGCCCCCATTAATGGACATTTCATCATAGACCTGCACTATTATATAATACATAGACCTATGAGATAAATATACTATTAGTTCCATTTATTTAACAAAGTTTTGACCTAGAAGGACAAATTTAATAATGATTACTTTCATATTTATCGAACAAGATAATATActcttgtttttaaaaaaaatatattttttctcttttcgagattttaattttggtttactTTGTGTTGAGTATTTCGAATTATTTAAGCATACTGTCTTGGATAATGAGATTTATGggtatactttttttttttaaaaaaaagacattGTTCTAGAATTTGATTATACACTAAGAGGTTAATTTCTTACCTATATCAAACGGAGCCAGtagcaaaattaaaaaagtaacagatatgtatttttgttgttgttagaGTTTAGTTTTAGCTTTTAGGAGTTAACACAGTAACACCTCTCCACACACTACTTTTTCAACCCAATTAATATTGCAGAACACGTATTAATGACGCACCTAATTACGCCGGCCATTAATATTAACGACTGCATCAGAATactgaaattaaatataagttttcttttagaaaaaaaaggtaTGGTAGATTGTCATTACCTCCATTGAAATACAGTACAGTATAGATGCTTTCAAAGTTTCAATGATCAAAGGTTGCCAGATTAGCATCCATGTGATTCTGATCATACAAAGAATAATGGGATTGAATATATTTAGTGCCGACAAACATCAGCAAACTAAACTAAACGCAATGTACAATACATGCCAAAGAATGATGTCAACGGCGTAGGTCATAAGAAATTCGAGCACAAACTgctcaaaagaaaaaggaaaaagaaatccAACAAAGAAGTTTCCAAATTGCTGCAGCTATGCAGTGACCGAGAGAGCAACAAAATTCAACTTTGCCCCCTCTTTTCGAACTAGACAATAACTCCACAAACCAATCCCTATCGATCTCGGTTTGGATTCGATCCAGTCTTCTGTATGAACGAAATTGAACACTAAATTCAACAATAAGAAGAAGATCCTAACTAATCTAAGAAATAGTTGAACAGGTCTATGGAAGGAGTATGAGGTGAAACAAAGCTGAAGTTTGAAGAAGGGCTTGGCAAGACGAAGGCACCAGTACCCTCCGTAAAATTTCTTCCACTTTGAAACGCGGGACTCAAATCGTGAAGGAAGCTAACCATGGATGGATCCGAAGACGGAGGAGAGAAAAAATTTGAAGGAATGGGAGAGAGTGAAGCAGGCCCCGGAGACAAAATCCCTTGAAACATGTTTTGTTGCGATCTCTCCACTACCCCATCACCAATGATCTCTATCCCTTCCACATCGTTTATGATATTCATATCCCCGTGACCCATCACCGGTTTCTTCCCCATAGGGGACAAGGCCTTCTCCACGGTGGCGTAACGCGCCGCCGGTGACACCATTCCGCCGCCGGTGTTAAAAGGGTCGTTGTTAATGATGTTGGGAAGAGGGTCggagttgttgttgttgttggaggAGGAGGAAGTGGAGCCAGTGAGGCGTTGAACGAGGTTCATGAAGTCACTTGGTGTGGTGTGGATAACCTTGGGGGAAACGGTGTAGATTATTATGGGTTGACGCGGTGGTGGTTGGGGGTGGGAAGGTTGTGGTGGCAAGGGTGGTTTCTTGATTTTATGAGAGTCTTTGTTTATTCTGAGCGGTGTGGGGCGTGGACCTTGGAGTTGTAGTTCTCTCCTGGGCGATCTTTCAGTGGGAATGTGTGAGAATTGATCCATGTTGGTGCGGTGAGAGGGAAAAGGTGTGAGTGGTGAGAATGTTATTGAGGAGTGGTGAAGCATAGTTGTGTTATGATTTTAATCTGGGGATGGAATATAAGGGCACATATAAAGAGATCTGGTCAATGGTGAAGAGGGATTATTTTAATGAGAGATTACAAGTTTTTGGTAAAGTTTGGCTTGTTGTGAGGTAATTTTTAAGGGTTTCTCAGAGCTACGGCCGGTTTCGTGATGTTGTGGTTGTCTGAACGCGTCTGGGGAGAGTTGGAAAAGGTCTCTTCTTCTTTTGGCATGTCATTGTAGGATGTGATGACGTGGGTGGAGAGGTGTGTGTGAGAGAGTTCGAATGCAAGTGGATCAGTGTTGACAACTTTGACAGTGGCCCATGTAACGCTCTGTGTGGTTTCTATTTCGTATCATTCAATGAGAATTTAAGACTTTTGAGTGCAACATGGCTATGCAGTGAATCTAACGGAGAACCCGTCCTTCacctatttttctttcttctttgggTTACCGTTTACTCATCTACCTTTATTTATCGTTAATTTAGGTTACCAATGTTTCCTTTCCACATCTGTATCATTAGTTAATATTTAGCAATCAACATAAAACTAATGACTGACTTCTTAGTTAAATTCCTCAAAAGAAAAGTATGTAATTTTCGGATTTAAACTCCTCAAGAATCCGgtaataaacaataaaagacCTAAATTATCATTgtggtaaaaaaatatatatgttataagAATACACTCTTACTTgttatctatatttttatttgttaatatttataataaattattatatttgatgatatttgaaagtgaatttaagtttaacttttaAACATATACTCTTTCGTCGTTACAGTAGAttcaacaaatattatttaaatagattcttatatattttagtttaaatcaTTCtcataaaactaaataaaactaaataataaagtaaaaattaattttattaaaaaaagataaatatcatATGAATACACTCTTcgttgttatttttctttttaatatttgtaagaaattattatatttgacgATATTTCTAATTGTcactgtgttttttttttatgaattagtAGGTGGTGTAGGAGAAGGTTACAAGGTTTTATTTTGTGGATGACCTTGGTGTGATGGCTAGTTGAATGATATGTAGGTAGAAGAAGGGCGTGAATCTCCTGGTGGGATCCACTTTTACTTGTTCAGTGGAACGATCTCATATTGCAACTTCTATTTGCAgtattgttaataataatagaagTTACCAATGAAAGAAATAACAGTTTATTAAGTTCCGGTATATATAACGTTTATTATTTtgctaaaaaataaataacatgttCCACTTTAACACAAAAGGCACCTTGTGTCACctctaatatttttcaattttattataatatcagCAAATGTcaagattttaaaaaacaattaaaatgaaCACTTACGTGCATGCATAGTAAATTTTTGAGATGGACGTTGTTTGAATCCTTTGGCCATAGGCAATTGTCACCGTTTTGTTTAGACAAAATAGGTCTGGATACAGTCTATTCAGATTTTAGATGGTATTTCGATGAGCACGGCATTTTATTTTAGTCAAGACATGTGATTGTGATTTCTCTCGGATAATTGTTAAAAACTTAAGGATAAATATGGTTTTGGTTTctgttaaataaatatgtaaatggTTTATAGTTGAAACTTTGATACTCTTTAGTTTATgtacttttaaaagaattagttttggtttatatttttttaaagatgttaAAGCTTATCATACATGTTAAATATTAGAGAAGTTGACACGTCTCACGAGTGTTTGACACATGTTtctcttttaattaaaatataatttttaaaattaaatttttaatttattttaaaaatttattaaaaaaactgttATTTATTCTGtgcaaattaatttataaggtTTTTCAAACTCTAAGAGTTGTTAGTCGTAGCTATTAATTTGTACAAATTTCTAACTATCTCTTATCTctaatatcaaatttatatttttttttttagagttttaaCTTCTTCTATTaatgactattattttttacaaaaatttgaaatattttttattttcaactattttagtttaaatattattttcgttttctcattttttttagttaatattctATTCAATTTGATAATTATAGTTTAGTGTTTTAAGTCGGCTCAATTGTATTATTTAGTTTgagtttactattttattttgctTGCATTACATGACAATGTCACTGttgaaatgtttaaatttttgtcAATATCTATTTGTAACAATATTCAAATACTCTAATGAAGACAAAAAAACATGACAAACTTCTTTTACCAAAGTgttcaaatatatatcattaaaacaTTTCATTCTTAAAAACACCATAGTACATAAAAGTAAGTTAAATTAAAacgtaattaaaaataaatttatatttactcaAAATCCATAGAGTAATATAATTTCATCCTAAAAAACATCATAAACTCCTTAAATGTTGCTAGCACGAGATGATTTTATTGTACTCAAAGGAGACTCGAGCTCATTTGCAcaaatattaaagttaaataatcaATGGCATGAGTGTAATTTGCAAGTTTAGGGATGCACCCATACACTTGTTATGACACTTACAATAGAAAGGACGGTCTATAATTAAAGTATATCAAGCATAATGCTTCAACTATATCAGTAACTTACTTGAGGTTGACGATCAAAGAATGTGACCAATTCATAGGAATTTTTCCTTCCTTTATTATCATGTATGCTTTTAGTGCACCCAAGGTTGTTTGAACCTGGATTCTAAATTGTTGTACTTCTATTGTCACTGATTAGAAGATGTTGATGATGAGACAGTGTTAGATAAAGCAAGGCTTAAATATGAAAGTCAAAGTCTTGCATTTCTAAATGAGCTAGAAGGAGTTGCTCCCAAACCTATGCATCTCACTCTCCCAGAATGCTCAGGACTAGATCTATCAAAATGGGTTACAACCCGGTCCATCAAGGGTTCGGGCTGGGTTgggttttaaaaaaatgtatttctttATGCGGGTCAATTTTCAATCCGGCTCATTCGGATTGAATCCATGGTGAATcaggttggctcaccaacccgcctaattttattttattaatttattatctttaaaccctaaaaactactTTTCTCACTCACTGTGACTCTATACCAAAAAAGAAACATCATGTTGCTCTCGCGAATATCCTCTACTCTCGTGAATCTGCTATACTCTCGTGAATCTGCTCTCACGATTCTCTCACTTCACTGTTGATCATCCCCAACCTCCAACCTAGGTTAGTTGTTCCATTCCCTCCTGTACAAGTGCTGTTGTTTCGTTCCAATATGTTATTTCCCTTTTGATTTTCTGATTTCTGATATAGTTTATCCATATGGTATTGTATTATGATGGAAAACCCTTACCCATTTATCCTTCCATTTTCTTGTTCTCATTTATTTCCATCACACCTTTCTTTGTATTTGGTGGCATTTGCAATTtcattcattcaattttttctaCATGGTTTGTTGAATACTTCACTGATCATTCTCAcccttaaaaattataaatggctCCTAATTAGGAAAACCCCCTTTATCATCCTCAAATTTATGTGTAAATGCAGACATAAGATCCAATTTTGATCTTACAAATCGTTGCAAGTGTGATGATTTACTTAAATGATAGATCAGAGATGAACATTTGATTTTATGATgcatacttaaatatatttcctttctttttcaggGAGCAATTAGGTGTTTGGTGTTTGTCACTAATTCTTCTGTAGTCAAAGAGTTTCTTCTGTCTTTGCTTAAGAGGTCTCAACTTGTAGATTGTGAAGGTAAAGCTAAAGTATTGTCAAGTCC
This Vigna angularis cultivar LongXiaoDou No.4 chromosome 4, ASM1680809v1, whole genome shotgun sequence DNA region includes the following protein-coding sequences:
- the LOC108331182 gene encoding protein MKS1; the protein is MLHHSSITFSPLTPFPSHRTNMDQFSHIPTERSPRRELQLQGPRPTPLRINKDSHKIKKPPLPPQPSHPQPPPRQPIIIYTVSPKVIHTTPSDFMNLVQRLTGSTSSSSNNNNNSDPLPNIINNDPFNTGGGMVSPAARYATVEKALSPMGKKPVMGHGDMNIINDVEGIEIIGDGVVERSQQNMFQGILSPGPASLSPIPSNFFSPPSSDPSMVSFLHDLSPAFQSGRNFTEGTGAFVLPSPSSNFSFVSPHTPSIDLFNYFLD